The following is a genomic window from Candidatus Zixiibacteriota bacterium.
GGCCATCGAAAAAGCCACCGCCTTCAATCCCGATGTCATCCTGCTGGACATCATGATGCCCGGCATGGACGGGTACGATGTCTGCGAAGCGCTCAAGAAGGTTCCGCGCCTCGCCGGCACCCCCATCATCTTCCTCACCGGGAAAGACCGCAACGACGATATGGGGCGATCCTTCAAATCGGGCGGAGACATGTTCATCAAGAAACCGTTCTCGTGCGAACGGCTCCTGGAAATCCTCAACATTGTCCTGCTCTCCACCGGCCGGCACTGACCCGCGGCCCCGCTTTCTCCGGCCGCCGATTTTTGTTGCTCTTTTTGGTGCGCCGCACTATAATAGGGCAGGTGGTCTATGCGGCTCATCAAACGGTACAGCAACCGGCGCCTCTACGACACCCGCGCCAGCCGAACCATCACCCACCGCGAACTCGCCGCGCTGGTGCGCCGCGGCGAAGCGCTCCGGGTGGTCGACACCGTCACCGGCAGCGACATCACCGCCGAGGTGCTCGGCCGCATTGCCTTCCGCGAAACCGCCGCCTGGACCACGGCCCGGGAGTCCCAGGCTCTTTTCACGCGGATCATCGAACTTGGAGGTGAGAGAACCATGAGCATCCTCAAGAACACTGTCCTCGCCTCGATCGGCGCTTTTGAGGTCAGCAAGGCCCGCGCCGAAAAAATCGTCGACGAACTCATCAAGCGCGGCGAGGTCGAGAAGGGCGACAAAACCAAGGCGGTCATGGAAATCCTCGACAGGGCCGAGAAGTCGACCGCCAAGGTCTACGGCAAAGTCGCCGCCGAGGTCAGGAAAGTGCAGCAGGAAGTCGCCAAGTACAGCGACCAGGCCAAGAAGTACAAGCTGGTCAAAACCGAGGACCTCCGCGCCCTCGAGGAAAAGGTCGAGCGGCTGACGCGGCTGATCGAGGACATGGAAGCCCGGTCGGGCAAATCCTGACCGCCCGCCTCAGCCCGACCCCCATAACGACGCCGGCGGCCGCAGGGCCGCCGGCTCAGTGTACCTGGTCTCTCCACAGTGAGACGAGACCGCTAGATGATACGCGCGCGCCCGGGGCGCCCGCAACCCTCCGCCGCGGCCTGCCGGCCGCCCCGTCGGGTGCGGGAGGCCGTCCTAGAGTTTGGCCGCCACCGCCTCCGCCACCTCGAGCGTGCTGTTGCTCCCGCCCATGTCGTACGTCCGCACTTTCCCCTCCTTGACCACCGCCGCGATCGCCCGCTCCAGCTTGTCGGCCGTCGCCGTCTCGCCCAGCCAGTCGAGCATCAGCTTCACCGACAGGAGCATCGCCATCGGGTTCACCTTGTACTGCCCCGCATACTTCGGCGCCGACCCGTGCGTCGGCTCGAACACCGCGAAATCATCGCCGATATTTCCGCTGGCCGCGAACCCCAGCCCGCCGACCAATTGCGCGCACAGGTCGCTGACAATGTCGCCGAACAGGTTCGTGGTGACGATCACCCCGTAGTCGAGCGGGTTCTTGATCAGCCACATGCACATGGCGTCGATATTCGTTTCCCACAGCTCGATCCCCGGGTACCCCTTGGCCACCTCGCGCGCCGTCCGTACCATCAGCCCTGAGGTCTCCCGGATTACGTTCGGCTTCTCGACCACCGTCACCGACTTCCGCCCGCACTTCTTGGCGTACTCGAAAGCGTCGGTCACGATGTTCCGGCACCCCTCGCGGGTGTTGATCCGCAGCGACACGGCGATATCCTTGCCGGCGTGCCGGTCGAACTTCGCCATGCTCTTGTTGTGCTTCTTGATCGCCGCCCGCACCTCGTCCGGCAGCGGGTGGAATTCCACGCCGGCGTACAGGTCTTCCGTGTTCTCCCGGAACACGATGAGATCGATCCCCTCCTTGTAGTTGAGCGGGTTGCCGGCGTACCCCTTGCACGGTCGCAGATTGGTCCGCAGGTTGAACTCCTGGCGCAGACGCACGATCGGCGACGAGTACACGTGCCCCTTCCCCCTCAACGATGGACTCAGTTCCTGCTCCGCCTCATCGCGCGGCTTGGAGGTGATCGCCCCGAACAGCGCGCACTGACACTCCTTCAACACTTTGATCGTCCGGTCCGGAAGCGGGTTGGCCTCCGTCCGCCAGAATTCCCACCCGATGTCGGCGTGCGGGTATTCCGCATCGAGCTTCATCCGGTCCAAGACGATCCGCGCCGCCTCCATCACGTCATTGCCGACGCCGTCTCCCGGCATCCAGGCGATCTTGTACTTAGCCATACTCTCCTGTCCCTGATCCTTTCTCTACAACGTAAGCCTCAGATTGAACATATGCGTCGTGCCGAGATCATTCCGATATGGTACGAATGCGTAGTCGATCGTGACGTTGCGCTGCACGAACGAGGCCCCCGCCGTGAAACCCTTGCTGTCGTAGCCCGCCATGTACCCCGTCCGGAACTGCAGCAGCTCGTGCGCCCGCACCTCGACTCCGAAATGCCCGTGGGCGGCGTCGTCGAGGTACACGAAATCGGCCGCCCCCGCCACGCGGTCGTAGACGTAGGCGCCGCCCACCCGCCAGGTCGTCGGGAGGCTGATCGGACGCGAGGCGTCCTCTCCGGCGACCTGCAGCGTGAGGTCGGAACCCAGCCCGGTCACCGCCGCCCCGAACGTGAGATCCGGGCGCACCCTCACCGTCGCCCCCAGATCGGCCGCGAACGCCCACCCGTTGGCCTGGTCGATCTTCTCCATGAACCATCCGAACGACGCCCCGACCGTCACCCGCTCGGTCGCCTCGTACGCCGCGCCCGCTTTCAGCGACATGTCCTGCGCGTCGAACCGCCCCTCCGGCTCGGTCGTCGGCGCCGTCCGCCGCTCGAGATCGTCCACCGAGGCGTAGCGGACCGCGGCGTGCACCGACAACTTCGGCCGCACCAGGGCTGTCAGGAAACCGCTCTCCAGCCGGATCCTCTCCCAGTACGACACGTGGCCGAGCGACACCGCGAGCGCCTCCGCGACATGCCCGGCCGCGGGATTGTACGGGACGGCATCGGCCGACCCGAGCATGGCCGCGAACGCCCCCCCCATCCCGGCCGGCCGCGCCCCCGGTTCCACCTTCATCAGCGCCAACCCGTCCTGCGCCCCCGCCCCCGGGCCGCCCAGCGCCAGGGCCGCCGCCGCCAGCATCGCCAGTCTTTTTATCATGCGCTAGAACATCACGTCGAACGAAAAAATGTGTTCCGATCCCTCGTCCACCCGGTCGGTGGCGAAGGCGTAATCAATCATTAACAACTGGTTCTTGAACTTGAATATATACCCCGTCCCGGCGGTGAACCGCCCGGCCGACAGCCCGCTCCGAATGCTGAACTCCGGCGTCACGAGGAACTCCGCCCCGCCGTAAAACCGCGGGTCCTGCTCGACATTCTTGTACAGATCGGCGGCCGCCAGCAGACGCCGCTCGAAGAACCGCGCCGAGACCCCCAGCGCCGCCTCGACCGGAATCGCATCCTCCTGCTCGACCCCCGGCGCGTCCGACCCGGTTTCCGCGTAGTAATCCCCCGAGTTCCAGCGGTACTTCGCCGCGAGATTCTTGATCACCACTCCGACCCGGATATCCTGGACCGCCATCTGCGCCCGGCGCTCCCGGTCGAACATGTTCGTGACATTGAACATCGCCCCGGCGTCGATCCCCACCGAAAACGCCTTCATCTCCGCGAACGTCGAGTGCAGGTACGAGGCCCGGACCCCCAGCGCAAAATACTCTTCGAACGCCTTGGCGAAGAGCGCTGAAAACGCATGGCTGTTCAGGCTCAGCTCCCCGCCCGTCGGCTTTCCCTCCGAGGTGCGCGTCTCGACGCTCCCCGACCCGAAATAGAGCCAGGTGAACCCGACCGCCGACCGCTCCCGCGTCGGCATGAGAAAGGTCGCGTACCCGAGCTTGCGGTCGAGGTCCATCGCCCGGTAGGAGGTCGCGAACAGCTTCTTCGGGGCGCCGGCCATACCCGCCGGGTTGTACAGGGGGCTGGCGCCGCCCTCGGCCACGGCCACGAACGCTCCGCCCATGCCCGCCGGCCGCGCCCCGATCGGAATCTGGAAATGCGCCCCGGCGTAGCCGCCGTCGCCGTCCGCCGCAATGGCCCCGCCCGCGGCCGCCGCCAGGGCCAGCGCCGCGATTACTCTCGTGAACCCGTTCCTCATGGTATCACCGCCAGTTTGCCCCACCGGACCTCGCCCGTGGAATACTCAACCTTGAAATAGTACACCCCCACCGCCACCTCGTCCCCCTTCCCGTTCCTCCCGTCCCAGGTCGGGACCCCGGAATTGCGCCCCTGGTACACGCCCGGGGCGAACTCCCGGCCGTCGATCACCCGCCGCACGAGATTCATCGCCGCATCATAAATCTCCAGCGTCACCCGCGCCGGCTCCTCCACACTGAACCGGAACTGGGCGACCTGCCCGCCCGATTGCCGGATCGGCACCGGGAACGCGTACACCTCGTCCGCCGCCGTCGACGAGTCGACATAGAACACCGCTCCCTCGGCGACCAGACCATCCAAACGCACCTTGACCGTGGCCTGCCCCGTCCCCACCCACAGGAAACTGTCGATCGCCTCCACCGCGTAGACCGGCTCCCCCGGATCCACCAGGTACACGCCATCGTCGTTCTTCAGGGGGATCGTGTCCCACACCGTCAGGTCCGACTCGCGCGCCATCAGCAGCCCGGCCGTATCGGCGGCCGCGAACACGAGGGTGTCGACGAACGCAAAATTCCACACGAAATACCGGCTCGCGTAGACCGGCCGCCACTGGAACGCGTACACCCCCGGCGTCCCGCTCTCCACCCATTCTCCGACCGATATCCCCTGCGTTTCCAGATCGCCCGTCGCCGGCTGGCAGGCCGCCCACACCCGCACGTAGGGGTGGCCCGCGCGCTCCTGCAGTGCCAGCGTCGGAATGAACCCGCCCATGAGATTCCACGACTCGAAAGCGCCGCTCACTCCCGAATTCTGCGGTTCGTGGTTGAGTGCGAAATCCGGTGCCAGCGAATCGACATTCGGCCGCACGATCAGCCACCGCTTCGCATCGCCGTACGGCAGCGTCGCCCGCAGCCCCTCCGTGATCGCAAACCCGTAGCTCGCCCCCGCCAGCGCCGTGTCCCCCGCCACAGCCAGCACCGTCACCGTATCTTCATCAAACTCATCGACCGTCGTGCTGTCCCGCACGTGGTAGACGTTCGTGAACGCCAGATCTCCGGTCGCCACCCGCACGCCCGCCGTCCCGGCCGCGATCACTGTGTCCCGCACGAACGCCAGATCATGCGTCAACGCCCCCGCGAGGTACGGCCGCGGCTGGTACTCGTACCCCGGTTCGAACATGAAGAGAGTGTCTCCCGGGCTGAGTGGATCCTCCATCCGAATCCCTCGGAAAATCGCCGGCGAGCCGCTGTCCGTCACCGGGCGGTTGATCGTCCAGACCGCCACCGAATCGACACCCCCCAGACCGTCCGTGAACTCCTGCGTCTTCACCTCGACCACCCGCGTCCCGCTGCCCACGCCGGCACCGCCGACGCTCCGGTTCGGGCGCTCGGCGAAGCGATAGAACTCCGTCGCCGCAGCCGCAAATTCCCCCGCCCCATCCAGGAAGAGCACGGCCATCCCCGAATCCGTCCCCACCCGCAGCGTGTCGCCGTGGGCGTCAAGCCCCCACACCGTGTTCCACCCGTTCGCCTCCGAGGGACGCGTCGAATCCACCCACAGCGGCGTCCAGGTCGCCCCCGTGTCCCGCGACACGAACAACCCCGCCCGTTCCGCCGCAACATACAGCCGGTCCCCCATCCGCGCCAGGTCGTGAATTACGTGGTACTCGGCCGAATAGGGGACGAATGATTCCACCGCGACAAACGTCTCGCCACCATCGTCGGAATACGCCAGCCCGGTCGAAGCCCCGTCCCGGCTCTCCCGCGTTCCCACGAACAGCCGCCCCGCGAAATGATCGAGCATTGTCACGTATGGCCCCGGCAGCCCGTCGCCCGTGTCCATCGACCGGTACGGCTGCCCCTGGATCGAGCCCCGCGTCAGCCCCCGGTCCCCGCCGACAAAGACATAGGTGCTCTCCCCCGGCACGCACTCCGGGCACAGCACCATCGCCGTCGTCGCATTCGAGTTCGGCTTGTCGGCGGCCGGAGCGTAGACGTACTGGAGCACCCCCTGCGCCGTCCCCGCCCACACGTACATCGAATCGCCGTGGGTCGTGTCCGCGGCCACCGAAAACGTGCGGGACCGGTAGGCAAGCGGCGGCGGCGATGTTGACTCATACGTCTGGTAGAAGTTGATCGAATCCGACCGGGAGAAGAAGATCCGCCGCCAGGCCTCCCCGCCGCTCCGCGACCCCACCAGCCCGCCGGCGAAATTCGCCATGAACACCCACTCGTCCCCCTGCGCCCGGCCGACCGCCAGGTCAAATATCGTTTTCGCCGGCCCAAACGCGTACGGCACCGTCGCCCCCGGCCGTTTCAGGTCGACCGTGGGAAAGGTCTCCCCGTTGTCGTTCGTGTACTGCAGCGTGTCCGAATAAGTCACCGTCCCGACCCCGGCGATCGCCTCTGTCCACGCCGTCCCCACCCACAGCCGGTCGCCCGAGGAAAACAGCGCCGACACGTCGTCCTGCCGCAGCCCGTTCCCCTTGCGGTACAAAAGCCACGTCTTGCCGCTGTCGAGGCTGAAATTCAGCCCCGCCGGCGTCCCCAGCCAGATCCCCCCGGCGTGCGCGACAATGTCGATCGCCGTGTTGCTCGCCGCTGTCGTGTCCGGATCGCCGGTGAGTTCGTATGTTTTCCGGAGCGCCCCGTGTGACGGCGTGGCCGCCGCCAGAAGCGCCGCGACCACCGTCAGCCCCGCCAGATGGTAGAGTTTGCCCAAAACGCACCCCTTCAAACAAAAAAGCCGCGACCAGCCGCTGACACGGCTTCTACGGCGATGATGAGACTCTGTGATTTCAGCAAGGTATACCAACCAAACAGCCTGGCCCGTTCTTCTCGCGCAGTCAGGCTCGAACATACACCATTGTTCGGTCAATAGCAATCTTTTTCGGTCGGCGTACCTCCTGCTGTCTCCCCTTAAACCCCAATGAATCCAACGAGTTCCAGCTAGTCGACCGGAATCAGGCGCTTTTCCACGGCCACCGCCTGGGTGATCGAGTCGATGAAGAAATAGTGCTCCCGGTGAAACGGCACGAACAACAGCCGAAGTCCCGTAAACCCCGTACCTGCCTCCGGCAGCGCCAGCGTGCTCGACTGGCCCAGAAGCTCCCGCGCCGCCATCGCCCGCGCCAGCACCAGCGCCTCCGCCGGCCCCACACCGACCGGCGCCAGCCGCTCCGTCTCTTCCCCGAGGTCCCGCCCCCCGAACTTCCCCGCCGCCGTCGTCATCCGCCGCCCCAGCCGATAGGCGGCTTCGAAATTGTCCACCCGAAACGCCGGCACCGCCAGCACCCCCGATTGCCCCATCCCCCCCGCAAGGATCTTAAGCCTCCCCGCCAGTTCCGACGTCATCGTCACCAGCCAGAACGGCAGGAGCACATCCTCCGGCCCGGCCGGCTGGTCGGCCGCGGCCACCT
Proteins encoded in this region:
- a CDS encoding PorV/PorQ family protein — its product is MIKRLAMLAAAALALGGPGAGAQDGLALMKVEPGARPAGMGGAFAAMLGSADAVPYNPAAGHVAEALAVSLGHVSYWERIRLESGFLTALVRPKLSVHAAVRYASVDDLERRTAPTTEPEGRFDAQDMSLKAGAAYEATERVTVGASFGWFMEKIDQANGWAFAADLGATVRVRPDLTFGAAVTGLGSDLTLQVAGEDASRPISLPTTWRVGGAYVYDRVAGAADFVYLDDAAHGHFGVEVRAHELLQFRTGYMAGYDSKGFTAGASFVQRNVTIDYAFVPYRNDLGTTHMFNLRLTL
- a CDS encoding phasin family protein, whose translation is MRLIKRYSNRRLYDTRASRTITHRELAALVRRGEALRVVDTVTGSDITAEVLGRIAFRETAAWTTARESQALFTRIIELGGERTMSILKNTVLASIGAFEVSKARAEKIVDELIKRGEVEKGDKTKAVMEILDRAEKSTAKVYGKVAAEVRKVQQEVAKYSDQAKKYKLVKTEDLRALEEKVERLTRLIEDMEARSGKS
- a CDS encoding isocitrate/isopropylmalate dehydrogenase family protein, translating into MAKYKIAWMPGDGVGNDVMEAARIVLDRMKLDAEYPHADIGWEFWRTEANPLPDRTIKVLKECQCALFGAITSKPRDEAEQELSPSLRGKGHVYSSPIVRLRQEFNLRTNLRPCKGYAGNPLNYKEGIDLIVFRENTEDLYAGVEFHPLPDEVRAAIKKHNKSMAKFDRHAGKDIAVSLRINTREGCRNIVTDAFEYAKKCGRKSVTVVEKPNVIRETSGLMVRTAREVAKGYPGIELWETNIDAMCMWLIKNPLDYGVIVTTNLFGDIVSDLCAQLVGGLGFAASGNIGDDFAVFEPTHGSAPKYAGQYKVNPMAMLLSVKLMLDWLGETATADKLERAIAAVVKEGKVRTYDMGGSNSTLEVAEAVAAKL
- a CDS encoding response regulator translates to MSHKINISSAKVLVIDDEPEITEIVETFLTEAGYYVMVENQPFRAIEKATAFNPDVILLDIMMPGMDGYDVCEALKKVPRLAGTPIIFLTGKDRNDDMGRSFKSGGDMFIKKPFSCERLLEILNIVLLSTGRH
- a CDS encoding PorV/PorQ family protein, whose product is MRNGFTRVIAALALAAAAGGAIAADGDGGYAGAHFQIPIGARPAGMGGAFVAVAEGGASPLYNPAGMAGAPKKLFATSYRAMDLDRKLGYATFLMPTRERSAVGFTWLYFGSGSVETRTSEGKPTGGELSLNSHAFSALFAKAFEEYFALGVRASYLHSTFAEMKAFSVGIDAGAMFNVTNMFDRERRAQMAVQDIRVGVVIKNLAAKYRWNSGDYYAETGSDAPGVEQEDAIPVEAALGVSARFFERRLLAAADLYKNVEQDPRFYGGAEFLVTPEFSIRSGLSAGRFTAGTGYIFKFKNQLLMIDYAFATDRVDEGSEHIFSFDVMF